One part of the Flavobacterium johnsoniae UW101 genome encodes these proteins:
- a CDS encoding DUF6625 family protein codes for MKDLPSIAIMTCWYGDYPWYFPYFVKSCKYNPSIDFIIVTDNTNVIPEKPDNIKVIYKTLEDFKINASQKLGFEVVINKPYKLCDFKPAYRFLFPEILGSYDFWGHGDIDMVYGDIRGFMTNELLADFDILNSRVDFITGTFCLYRNIEKLNTLFMQSRDYKHVFTNEEYFSFDECSFLFNDLALGNSILDYPDSIQSMTYLAVKGELEGNFKVFFDHIIAQGVSDEIKWQNGLILFKNQFECMFYDMIEYKVKCENKKAVYPIPDVFYFNIKGINKNSFFKLLYSKILDNWEKLKDFIQKKEPQTAE; via the coding sequence ATGAAAGATTTGCCTTCAATTGCAATAATGACCTGTTGGTATGGAGATTATCCGTGGTACTTTCCTTATTTCGTAAAATCCTGTAAATACAATCCTTCGATTGATTTTATTATCGTTACAGACAATACGAATGTAATACCTGAAAAACCGGATAATATTAAAGTTATATATAAAACACTAGAAGATTTTAAAATTAATGCCTCACAAAAGCTGGGATTTGAAGTCGTTATAAATAAGCCGTATAAATTATGTGATTTTAAACCTGCTTACAGATTTTTATTTCCTGAAATTCTTGGTTCTTATGATTTTTGGGGCCACGGAGATATTGATATGGTTTACGGGGACATTAGAGGATTTATGACTAATGAACTATTGGCAGATTTTGATATTTTAAATAGCCGTGTAGATTTTATAACAGGGACATTTTGTTTGTATCGAAATATAGAGAAATTGAATACGCTTTTTATGCAAAGCAGAGATTACAAACATGTTTTTACAAACGAAGAATATTTTTCTTTTGATGAATGCAGCTTTTTGTTTAATGACTTAGCTTTAGGTAATTCTATTCTGGATTATCCGGATAGTATTCAGAGTATGACGTATTTAGCTGTAAAAGGAGAGCTTGAGGGTAATTTTAAAGTCTTTTTTGATCATATAATAGCACAAGGCGTTTCAGATGAAATAAAATGGCAGAATGGTTTAATACTATTTAAAAACCAATTCGAATGCATGTTCTATGATATGATTGAGTATAAAGTAAAATGCGAAAATAAAAAAGCAGTTTATCCAATTCCTGATGTTTTTTACTTTAACATAAAAGGGATAAATAAAAACAGTTTTTTCAAATTGCTGTATTCAAAAATTCTTGATAACTGGGAAAAGTTAAAAGATTTCATTCAAAAAAAAGAGCCTCAAACTGCAGAATAA
- a CDS encoding tRNA1(Val) (adenine(37)-N6)-methyltransferase: protein MFQFKQFSVKQDKTAMKVGTDGVLLGSWAPVFHNPFSILDIGAGTGIIALMLAQRTHAEQIDALEIDEDAYEQAVENFEASPWGDRLFCFHAGLDEFIEEPEDEYDLIVSNPPFYAEDYKTNDEQRDLARFQDAMPFEEIVEAADLLLSENGILAVIIPFKEEAKFTALAKDFELYPIKITRVKGTPKSEIKRSLLAFSRNEVSEIEIDELVIEIDRHIYTPEYIDLTKEFYLKM from the coding sequence ATGTTTCAGTTTAAGCAATTTTCTGTTAAACAAGACAAAACCGCTATGAAAGTTGGCACAGATGGTGTTTTGCTTGGTTCTTGGGCTCCTGTTTTTCATAATCCTTTCAGCATTTTAGATATTGGTGCAGGAACTGGAATAATCGCTTTAATGCTGGCACAAAGAACTCACGCAGAACAAATTGATGCTCTGGAAATTGACGAAGATGCTTATGAACAAGCTGTAGAAAATTTTGAAGCTTCTCCGTGGGGTGATAGATTATTTTGTTTTCATGCTGGTTTGGATGAATTTATAGAAGAACCTGAAGACGAATATGATTTGATTGTTTCGAATCCGCCTTTTTATGCCGAAGATTACAAAACGAATGATGAACAACGCGATTTAGCAAGATTTCAGGATGCAATGCCTTTTGAAGAGATTGTTGAAGCTGCTGATTTACTGCTTTCTGAAAACGGAATTTTAGCTGTCATTATTCCTTTTAAAGAAGAAGCAAAATTTACTGCTTTGGCTAAAGATTTTGAATTGTATCCAATAAAAATTACACGCGTCAAAGGCACTCCAAAATCAGAAATTAAACGCAGTTTATTAGCTTTCAGCCGAAACGAAGTTTCTGAAATTGAAATTGACGAATTAGTTATCGAAATTGACAGACATATTTATACACCAGAATATATTGACCTGACTAAAGAATTTTATTTAAAAATGTAA